In the Pecten maximus chromosome 5, xPecMax1.1, whole genome shotgun sequence genome, ATTTTGATGAAGATCTCTGGATGGAGTATCTTCCAAAActtgaatatttctataacaatGCTGTCCTTCCAGAAATTGTATATCCTTCAGTGATATATGGCAATGAGCCATTAGTGTTGGAGTAatcaatttatatttcttaCATATTCATAGTGTTAGAATGACTTTAACAATCCAGAACTGAGCATATATAGcatatgttttgtattgtaaCATGTTCAGTAATATCTCTTTACATGgactatttttcattattacTGATGAGAATAGAGGATTTATTTGTGGAAAATGCAGTTTTGTTTCTAAAACCCTTGctattttaaatgaattgtaaatactgtaattATCCATGTAAAGAAAGTtcactgtacacatgtatagcAGTCAGATGATTGAAGTGTTTAccagaaatgtaaatattaaaaaaacacttAAGAATTTTATGAATCATTTATAATTCGCAAAGCTTAGTATCAGCAAAACATACAgagatataatataaatattcaaattttgatgaatattgTAAAGCCTGACCTTGGTTCTCAGTAACTGTAATAGCGACAATCAATATTGAcagaatatgaaatattattagAGTTTATAATGCTGGTAGTACATttactgcatatatatatagaatttccttgtacatgtatatattgattatgaacactaaatattcacattaaatattattttgaagtAACATTTGTGTTTGATTTAGATGTGCAACACACAAATCATGGATCACTTATAATGTCTTCTAGTTTTAACATTTCATCCAAGATTTTCATTTGttcattagatatataaaaaacattCCTAAATGAATGAATTCAATCACAACTGGTTTTAATTATGGGAGTTtgaaaaattgttaaaatagcACATGTCAAGAATATGTCTTCTACTAGATCATGGAGAGATAGTGGTATAGTTCCCTGAAGAATCTGGAAAGATTTTATTCTCTGTATAGCCCTTTCCACATGAATTCTAACTTCGGCAATCCTACGAGTTTCTTCAACTTGTTCTGGTGTCAACTGTCCATCCTTTGCGTGGAGAAATGGGGGAATGTTGAGTTGCACTCCTTTAGGATTTAGTAAGTCCGCTATATCAAAGCCACGGTCAGCCATTACACAGTCCCCAGAAACAAGTTCACCGACAATACCACACTCTCTAGTTATCTTTTTGTCAGAAGCACACCCCCCATATAAGTTTGAAAGAAAGCAAACAGTTCCATCTGGAGTTATTCCTACTAGTGCCTTATAGgtgttgttatgtttgtaattaGACCAAGTCTGTCGCTGAGCTTTCAAAGATGATGGTTTTTCAACATGGATTTCAGTGCAATCAATTATCACTCTAGTATTTGGATACCTAGAAAACTGAGGAGGTAGATTTTGCTGTATCTCACGCAAAGAGGGAAACCGCATTAGTTCTGACAATTCCAATCTGAGGAAGCGAACCCATGTGGAAAATATTTTAGAGAAATGGGCCTCTGATATGCCTAAGCGTTGAGAAATATCCGTAAGGAGAAGTTTTACACGTAATCGCACCAATACAGCAAAAAACTCATTTTCCAAACTTATTTTCCTGTTTTTCCCTGGTTTTACTTTCAAATCACTACTGTTATTTGAAACCGACACATTCCCACGATCATATCTCAAATTCTGAGCTTTCCCTTTTAGGTACTGAAACAGGGAATCAAAAACACCTTTGTTTGGTAGTCCTGTCCAGAACTGCACACTTTTATCATTTGTCAACATGGACTTAGCTGTAAATGATGAGGGTTGATTTACAATCTGGTCCTCAAGCCTGTGTATATGTTTCTTGAGTGTTTGTATATATGAATCTTTCTGCTTAAGTAAAACGGAGTCACTTAATACATTGctacatgtctgtgatgataCATCTGATGTCACAATTTTTGGGACTTGTGTTCCAGCTTCACAGATGGTGGATGGGCGTTGTCCATTATAAGGTGCATGTGCACTTGTCCAGCTCGCATTGTATGCATGGTCTTGACTATCAATAAAGTAGGATTCCTCGGGTATTTCGGTCAAGGGAACTGGaaactgaaaatacaaaaataagttTACCTCAATATGACAGAACAAAGTCTTAAATGTTCAGAAATATACCTTAATAAGTAACAGAAGCCTAGCAGGTTTAATATGTACCACCCCCCACCTTTGCAAActataaacaaaatgtgtaaaaGAGGAACGAAgcatttcaaaaaaattcttatGACGACTGTTataattgcccccccccccccccccccccccccccccccccccccccccccttgataAAAATCCCAAAGTTGCAACCCCACCCCCCTTGATAAAAAAATTTGGATCCACCCCTGCATAGAGATAAAGTGGTAAATTCTTGAACATATGAAACATCTTGATAATTAATTCATTGATGTTAGAATAGtaagataaatatttaaaaatattatcattcAACAATTACAAGGCTGTAAGATAGTAGTCATGTTAGTTATGTAACATAaactatattaatataattgattGATGGTGTTTAATGGTTCTACTAATTAATATTGTGTGTACTTTGTTAAAATTAAAAGCAACAGAGTGAACATATATATGCCAGCTTTGTAGTCTTTTTTCATAAACAATAACTGGGTGTTGTGAAGTGTAACGTGATTATAATTACCTGTTTTGCGGTCTCGGGTAACGGAATTTGAACTTCACTTCCAATGTCAGGTACCTGGTATGGGGCCAGGCGCCGCCGGCATCTTTTCCCAGGTGTTGTAACATTAGCCGATACACTATGTCCTTTCTCAACTGAAGTCGTCCATTCTGAGATCTTTTTACTGGTAGAAGATGTTCTGCATTTAGCACTTATCTCACGTTTGTGCAGTTTAAGAGTAGGCACAAAGTCAACATGTTTGGAGTCTTTCGACGGTTTACCTGTGACAAAATGGACTGAACACACCTTCGTGTGCTCAGTAATTCTTAAAGTTTTTTCGTCACGCTGACTGGCAACTTTCCACAATCTTCTCCGATGTGCATTTACAGGGAATCTAAAAAACGATACTACTGAATTCTTTGATCTACGGTTACTACATCCATACACAGAACAATGATCATGACCGCCCATTACATAGGCCTGGCCTCTGCCATACTTTTTCGCTTGCCCCCTCAAATGCAAGTAACGGATAGTCACGCGAGATTTCGTTCAGCGTCCCTGTCGTAGTATAGGTTACGGCGCATGCGTACTTTAATGTGAAAGTGGTCTATTCAAATACCATGCTCGGGCAAACAGCCAAAAAATAATCTAATCttttttttgtatgtgtgttCTTTTAACAACACAATTTAATGGCACTTTCTAGCTAAGATGATCTTGAAGGTATTCAGCAATCCTGTCAGCTTACTGAACCTTATGTTCAGTAGTTATCGGGGTAATCAGAAACCCTGATCCTGAATATAAGATTATCAGATTTAAACTTTCATATTGTGACAGGGCTGGTGATGCTGTCATATGGCGGCTAGTTATGACACAGCTGTTAGTGATTGTTGTTTTACAATGTAGTATCACATATGACGCTAGTAAAGGAACTGGTAAATGAGTAAACAACTTTCAAAAGTTATGAAGCCCAAGAACAACAATGAAACACAATACACAAGCAGTTTGCATGCATGTGTTTTGACTACAAATGTGACCTTTCGCTGGCCTTGACATACCTTTGCATAAGCCTCCTCGTCTAGGCCACCTCTCTTCTGTAACTCGGTGATAATTACACCAGGACTGAAAAGTCACAGCaattcaataaatattaatgttgaaatgtattgcAATAtagaaaaagaacaaaaaaacaaaaaccccaaaaaaacaaaaaaaaacaacaggaaaATAATACCTTGATTAGAAGGTACACTTGAACGATACTGGTAACCTTTGATAGAAAAACAAGCACTAGCATGCACTTCTGATAAGAAAgcattgtgtgaagtttgagcTTGACATGTTCACTTGAAGTCGATTTATTGTTTGAAAATGATGAACCTACTGGAGGAATCTGTCCAAGGGATCTTGTTACTATTGAGCAAAAACAATCATTtacagtgactttgaccttcgACCTTTCACATAAAAAAGCAACTCCGAGCAAGATTTGTTGATAATAGCACTGTGTGAAGTCCAAGCTAATTTGATTGTTCCATGGAATCTTTTAGTTAATGAGCAGAGaccaattttatatatatagtaagtggccttgacttttgacctttcGAACAAAGAAATCCAAACCAAGCACTCATGACAGCTGCATACAAAGTTTGAGTTTTAGTCGTTAACTTGAACATGAGTTATTGTCTGGGAACcgttctttttttaaaataagtGTAACCatcacctttgaccttttgacaCTTAATGAAAATCCAAGCATGTAGCGTGTGAAGGTTGAATTTGATTGGTCCACCTGAATTTTGAGTTATTGTCCAGAAATGGTGAAGGGATCGATAGACAGAATGATACAGTGATGGATGGACAGCAACATTACAGTATCTCCTTCACGTCTTCCATCAGGGAATGATAAACATTTCTGTTTTACACATCAATG is a window encoding:
- the LOC117328131 gene encoding uncharacterized protein LOC117328131 encodes the protein MGGHDHCSVYGCSNRRSKNSVVSFFRFPVNAHRRRLWKVASQRDEKTLRITEHTKVCSVHFVTGKPSKDSKHVDFVPTLKLHKREISAKCRTSSTSKKISEWTTSVEKGHSVSANVTTPGKRCRRRLAPYQVPDIGSEVQIPLPETAKQFPVPLTEIPEESYFIDSQDHAYNASWTSAHAPYNGQRPSTICEAGTQVPKIVTSDVSSQTCSNVLSDSVLLKQKDSYIQTLKKHIHRLEDQIVNQPSSFTAKSMLTNDKSVQFWTGLPNKGVFDSLFQYLKGKAQNLRYDRGNVSVSNNSSDLKVKPGKNRKISLENEFFAVLVRLRVKLLLTDISQRLGISEAHFSKIFSTWVRFLRLELSELMRFPSLREIQQNLPPQFSRYPNTRVIIDCTEIHVEKPSSLKAQRQTWSNYKHNNTYKALVGITPDGTVCFLSNLYGGCASDKKITRECGIVGELVSGDCVMADRGFDIADLLNPKGVQLNIPPFLHAKDGQLTPEQVEETRRIAEVRIHVERAIQRIKSFQILQGTIPLSLHDLVEDIFLTCAILTIFQTPIIKTSCD